In the Lascolabacillus massiliensis genome, one interval contains:
- a CDS encoding glycosyltransferase: MSLAPVLLFTYNRPSHTKQTLEALMNNKLCSETELYIFSDGYKNNSDKNDVKEVRRIIHSIDGFKKICIIENGNNIGLAKNIIQGVTRIINEHGKVIVLEDDLITAPHFLTFMNEALDRFEDEDRIGHIQGFIFPIEELPESFLIKWTGSWGWATWKRAWKLFNPDGKELLNEIKRRKLSKQFDFNGKYPFTRMLKRQVNGENDSWAIRWNATLFLNDILSLNAGRSLVRNIGFDGSGIHSGSDDIYSTDLYKGKLNINIPEISENKKARRAIMKYYGQTNSFRAKLKRRINRFLRSR; the protein is encoded by the coding sequence ATGTCTCTAGCACCTGTTCTTCTGTTTACTTATAACCGACCATCACATACAAAGCAAACACTGGAAGCTTTAATGAATAATAAGCTTTGTAGTGAAACTGAATTATACATCTTTTCGGATGGGTATAAGAATAATTCTGATAAAAATGATGTTAAGGAAGTTCGAAGGATTATACACTCAATTGATGGATTTAAGAAGATCTGTATTATTGAGAATGGCAATAATATTGGGTTAGCGAAAAACATAATTCAGGGAGTTACCAGAATTATAAATGAGCACGGCAAAGTTATCGTTCTGGAGGATGACTTGATTACTGCACCTCATTTTCTCACTTTTATGAATGAGGCTTTGGATAGGTTTGAGGATGAGGATAGAATTGGTCATATTCAGGGGTTTATCTTCCCTATAGAAGAACTGCCAGAGTCTTTCTTAATTAAATGGACAGGCAGCTGGGGATGGGCAACATGGAAAAGAGCATGGAAACTTTTCAACCCTGATGGGAAAGAGTTGCTGAACGAAATAAAGAGGCGTAAGCTTTCAAAACAGTTTGATTTTAATGGCAAATATCCTTTTACAAGAATGCTGAAGAGGCAGGTAAATGGTGAGAACGACTCCTGGGCTATTAGATGGAATGCTACGCTTTTTCTGAATGATATACTCTCACTGAATGCTGGCAGGTCTCTTGTAAGAAATATTGGCTTTGACGGTAGCGGGATTCATAGCGGAAGCGATGATATCTACAGTACTGACCTGTATAAAGGGAAATTGAATATTAATATCCCTGAAATCAGTGAGAACAAGAAAGCCAGAAGAGCAATTATGAAATATTACGGTCAAACAAACTCATTTAGAGCAAAGTTAAAAAGAAGGATAAACAGATTTTTAAGAAGCAGATAG
- a CDS encoding MBL fold metallo-hydrolase, whose product MQYKLFPSERFSFFSLSSGSCGNCYYLGNSYYGILIDAGIGPRIIKKRLAEYGVDISTIMAVLITHDHYDHIKSVGQLGEKMHIPIYATREVHKGIKNNPFINYRLNGSAKYIEKGKTFQIEDFRITPFDVPHDSNDNAGYYLEFGGQRMTVATDVGAITDEVAHYICKANQLVIESNYDEEMLHNGRYPWHLKKRITSGTGHLSNRQIAEFLANNFTSELRNIWLCHLSGDNNNPELAFNTTRDQLSLKGIEVGQHVDLHVLERNVLSAKIEF is encoded by the coding sequence ATGCAGTACAAACTTTTCCCGTCGGAACGATTCTCTTTTTTCAGCCTGAGTAGTGGCAGTTGTGGTAATTGTTATTATTTAGGAAATTCATACTATGGAATTTTAATTGATGCGGGAATTGGTCCTCGTATTATAAAAAAAAGATTGGCTGAGTATGGTGTGGATATCTCTACTATAATGGCTGTTCTGATTACACATGATCATTACGACCATATTAAATCGGTTGGGCAGCTTGGAGAAAAAATGCACATCCCAATTTATGCAACACGGGAAGTACATAAAGGTATAAAGAACAATCCATTTATTAATTACAGACTAAATGGATCGGCAAAATATATAGAAAAAGGTAAAACTTTTCAGATTGAGGACTTTAGGATAACACCGTTTGATGTGCCTCACGACAGCAATGATAACGCAGGTTATTATCTGGAATTCGGTGGTCAAAGAATGACAGTGGCAACAGATGTGGGTGCTATAACTGATGAGGTAGCCCACTATATCTGTAAGGCTAATCAGCTGGTAATTGAGAGTAATTATGATGAAGAGATGCTTCATAATGGCAGGTATCCATGGCACCTTAAAAAAAGGATTACTTCAGGTACAGGACATTTAAGTAATCGCCAGATAGCGGAGTTTCTTGCTAATAATTTTACATCTGAATTACGCAATATATGGTTATGCCATTTGAGTGGTGATAATAATAACCCTGAACTTGCATTTAATACTACAAGGGATCAGCTGTCACTAAAGGGTATAGAGGTGGGACAACATGTTGACCTTCACGTTCTCGAGAGAAATGTTTTATCAGCAAAAATTGAATTCTAA